The Punica granatum isolate Tunisia-2019 chromosome 4, ASM765513v2, whole genome shotgun sequence genome has a window encoding:
- the LOC116204230 gene encoding uncharacterized protein C6orf132-like, whose translation MAEENRVDISEEVNPKVPAFSQPPPTHAPPPPTSAGILPTYSGAPPTHLPPPTSSGVPLPPVSLTSSASDDQARITALEGTVNQSAASMAANMAELFALLRGPNCASSSSTPPPRQGPTVDLIPWVPSTQVPENIDAPAPPTLHTSMAHPFTSPFPPPPAPTAIPLPPAAFLTSDQVLSAPPPVSMPAPAAAYTVPPPMVFPASSAPAPTHPQATELPPYPPLQTHTNFSYQAPPPINTTFLEPGTPTHAAQAASPTHFFPEADAEQERRLKRMEETIRALQASDTRPNARYGDCSLFPGMRLPSKFKIPEFKTYEGSNFDPSVQDQSKRCEYHQGAPGHTLDNCWRLRDEIQKRIDSNRLTFNAVRPPNVQANPLPDHGPSSGPSINMITICTSGRDEDAQNNPLPFVIDYTPEEPMVGFARHMASPTPFVVDIPARESYSDNKVPWTYEGGIGNVEQQFSVMGVTRSGRVYENPAIRDKEKAPATEVRAVPEISPFPSMRVTEEEAEAFMKVIKASEYKVVEQMAKSPAHISLLALLLNSEPHREALLRVLTAAQVPKETPPDRIEETVGSIFSNTISFSDDELPSEGWTHSRALHIVRKCNNYIIGWVMIDNGSALNVCPITTLK comes from the exons ATGGCGGAAGAGAACCGAGTTGATAtctccgaagaagtcaacccaaAGGTCCCGGCTTTTTCTCAACCGCCCCCGACACACGCTCCGCCGCCTCCGACTTCTGCAGGCATACTTCCGACATATTCAGGTGCCCCTCCGacgcatctcccgcccccgacGTCTTCAGGGGTGCCCCTTCCACCAGTCTCACTGACATCATCCGCCTCcgatgaccaagcccgcatcacggcactcgagggcacggtTAACCAATCGGCTGCGAGCATGGCCGCCAACATGGCGGAACTGTTCGCTCTACTTAGAGGGCCGAACTGTGCATCCTCAAGCTCCACACCTCCACCGAGACAAGGGCCAACAGTCGATCTGATCCCTTGGGTTCCGTCAACTCAAGTCCCGGAAAACATTGATGCGCCCGCGCCACCAACACTGCATACGTCCATGGCTCACCCCTTCACCAGTCCATTTCCGCCGCCACCGGCCCCCACGGCcatccctcttccaccggcggcGTTCCTCACTTCAGATCAGGTCCTATCCGCGCCGCCACCTGTTTCCATGCCTGCCCCAGCTGCGGCCTATACAGTCCCTCCGCCGATGGTTTTTCCGGCATCAAGTGCACCTGCTCCGACTCACCCTCAAGCCACGGAACTTCCTCCATACCCACCTCTACAAACCCACACCAACTTCTCCTACCAAGCACCACCCCctataaacaccaccttcctcGAACCAGGCACGCCGACTCACGCGGCCCAGGCCGCCTCACCAACGCACTTTttccccgaggccgacgccgaacaggAACGTAGACTGAAGCGAATGGAAGAGACGATACGAGCCCTACAAGCAAGTGATACTCGACCTAATGCGCGCTACGGTGACTGTAGTCTTTTCCcaggcatgcggctgcccTCGAAATTCAAGATCCCGGAGTTCAAGACCTAcgaag GCTCGAATTTTGACCCGTCCGTTCAAGATCAGTCTAAGCGCTGCGAGTATCATCAAGGCGCACCGGGGCATACTCTCGATAATTGTTGGAGGTTACGAGACGAGATCCAGAAGAGGATCGACAGCAACAGGCTCACCTTCAACGCCGTCAGGCCCCCAAATGTGCAGGCCAACCCCCTCCCTGATCATGGGCCGAGTTCGGGGCCctctatcaacatgatcaccatATGCACCTCGGGGAGGGATGAGGACGCACAAAACAACCCCCTTCCCTTCGTGATCGACTACACTCCCGAGGAACCCATGGTCGGATTCGCGAGACACATGGCCTCGCCGACCCCATTCGTCGTAGACATCCCCGCTCGGGAATCGTACTCAGATaacaaggtcccctggacctatgaaggaGGCATCGGGAATGTCGAGCAACAATTTAGTGTCATGGGTGTGACACGGTCGGGACGAGTGTACGAGAACCCGGCAATCAGGGACAAAGAGAAGGCGCCCGCCACTGAAGTTAGGGCAGTGCCTGAAATCTCGCCTTTTCCATCCATGAGGGTAACCGAAGAGGAAGCCGAAGCATTTATGAAGGTCATAAAGGCGAGCGAGTACAAAGTAgtcgagcaaatggccaagtcCCCGGCTCACATCTCACTACTTGCTCTCCTCCTCAATTCAGAACCTCATCGGGAGGCCCTCCTGCGGGTATTGACCGCAGCACAGGTCCCGAAGGAAACGCCTCCTGATAGGATAGAGGAGACCGTCggttccatcttctccaataccatctcgttctcggacgacgagctcccgtCCGAAGGCTGGACACATtcgcgggcattgcacattgtCCGCAAATGTAACAACTACATCATCGGCTGGGTCATGATCGATAACGGTTCCGCGCTCAACGTTTGCCCGATAACCACCTTGAAgtag